The following are encoded in a window of Cupriavidus oxalaticus genomic DNA:
- a CDS encoding patatin-like phospholipase family protein: MQRRHFLGLSAAALLAGCAFGPRPAPPVATAPAAPPTPRPVKIGLALGGGAARGFAHIGVIKALEAQGIHADLVTGTSAGAVVAALYASGLDGFRLNKLALTMDEASIADWALPFGTRFGGWLKGEALQNYVNRQVQNRPIEAMKLPLGIVATDLKTGEKILFRRGNTGQAVRASSSVPGVFQPVSIQGHDYVDGGLVEPVPVDSARAMGADFVIAVNISADPSAQKNAGQSGVLLQTTAIMGQSINKMALSRADVVIRPELPDMGGSDFNARNRAVLAGEQATAAVMATLRQKLEQARLQPASTVAAQ, from the coding sequence ATGCAACGACGTCATTTCCTCGGCCTCTCCGCGGCCGCCCTGCTGGCGGGCTGCGCCTTCGGCCCGCGCCCTGCGCCGCCGGTGGCAACCGCCCCCGCCGCCCCGCCCACTCCGCGCCCGGTCAAGATCGGCCTGGCGCTTGGCGGCGGCGCCGCGCGCGGCTTTGCCCATATCGGCGTGATCAAGGCGCTGGAGGCGCAGGGGATCCATGCCGACCTGGTGACCGGCACCAGCGCCGGCGCGGTCGTGGCCGCGCTGTACGCGAGCGGCCTGGACGGCTTCAGGCTGAACAAGCTGGCGCTGACCATGGACGAGGCGTCGATCGCCGACTGGGCCCTGCCCTTCGGCACCCGCTTCGGCGGCTGGCTCAAGGGCGAGGCGCTGCAGAACTACGTCAACCGCCAGGTGCAGAACCGGCCGATCGAAGCGATGAAGCTGCCGCTGGGCATCGTCGCCACCGACCTGAAGACCGGCGAAAAGATCCTGTTCCGCCGCGGCAATACCGGACAGGCCGTGCGTGCATCGAGCAGCGTGCCGGGCGTGTTCCAGCCGGTGTCGATCCAGGGGCATGACTACGTCGACGGGGGCCTGGTCGAGCCGGTGCCGGTCGACTCGGCGCGCGCCATGGGTGCCGACTTTGTCATCGCGGTAAATATCTCCGCCGACCCGTCGGCACAGAAGAACGCCGGCCAGAGCGGCGTGCTGCTGCAGACCACCGCGATCATGGGGCAGTCGATCAACAAGATGGCGCTGTCGCGCGCCGACGTGGTGATCCGCCCCGAACTGCCGGACATGGGCGGCAGCGACTTCAACGCCCGCAACCGCGCGGTGCTGGCGGGCGAACAGGCGACCGCCGCGGTAATGGCCACGCTGCGGCAGAAGCTGGAGCAGGCGCGGCTGCAGCCGGCCAGCACGGTGGCGGCGCAATAG
- a CDS encoding C40 family peptidase, with protein sequence MQRSVLHSLARAAVGIAIACGATVSNGVLADTVFKDADARIDATAPAADSHAEGRRGLLSSVVNSTSNVASKAGDLVMNALGLIGVRYRFGGNSPESGLDCSGFVRYVFHDTFGFMLPRRSVEISRVGTNVATSDLRPGDLVFFNTMRQTFSHVGIYIGDNKFVHAPSTGSKIRVDDMRAAYWVTRYNGARRIEDDGNRRSESLGDMVETLKRYDPKAVRATMYGG encoded by the coding sequence ATGCAGCGATCGGTACTTCATTCCCTGGCGCGCGCCGCCGTCGGAATTGCCATTGCCTGCGGTGCGACTGTGTCGAATGGAGTGCTGGCGGACACGGTGTTCAAGGACGCCGACGCCCGTATCGATGCCACGGCCCCGGCCGCGGACTCGCATGCGGAAGGCAGGCGTGGCTTGCTGTCGTCGGTGGTGAATTCCACCAGCAACGTTGCCAGCAAGGCTGGCGACCTGGTCATGAACGCGCTGGGCCTGATCGGCGTGCGTTACCGCTTCGGCGGCAACAGCCCCGAATCCGGCCTGGACTGCAGCGGCTTTGTCCGCTACGTGTTCCATGACACCTTCGGCTTCATGCTGCCGCGCCGCTCTGTCGAAATCAGCCGTGTCGGCACCAATGTGGCGACCAGCGACCTGCGTCCGGGCGACCTGGTGTTCTTCAACACCATGCGCCAGACCTTCTCGCACGTCGGCATCTATATCGGCGACAACAAGTTCGTGCACGCTCCCTCGACGGGCAGCAAGATCCGTGTCGACGACATGCGCGCCGCGTACTGGGTGACGCGCTACAACGGCGCGCGCCGTATCGAGGACGATGGCAACCGCCGCAGCGAAAGCCTCGGCGACATGGTCGAGACGCTCAAGCGCTATGATCCCAAGGCCGTACGCGCCACCATGTACGGCGGCTGA